A genome region from Coprococcus phoceensis includes the following:
- a CDS encoding glycoside hydrolase family 2 TIM barrel-domain containing protein: protein MQKRRRIIAIVLTAALSGTMLPANSLTMYAADKLSPAKSIRADVDKTKFTHKEWTGTDYTDVEGKKVTGEDVFGINREDATTTLIPYQDIASASAAVWDYNAREGSEYFKLLTGDREDWDLTVVQNQEQAQKFMGANGFMTKEFQKDEADGWKTVQLPKSWTRDDFDFSIYTNVQMPWQSKYDQNVSVPNAPTNYNPVGLYRKTFNVDDKMLEDNRRVYVNFQGVESAYYVYVNGKEVGYSEDSYSPHRFDITDYLQEGENLLAVKVHKFCDGTWFEDQDMIYDGGIFRDVYLTSAPLVQIHDYTVRTDLNSDYTAANLKLSVDVRNLSSAAQDGYSIDVKALDQAGNDILGGVNVPVSEVASTETGTVEINQKVKNPKLWSAENPNLYALILTLKDPSGKEVETLSAQLGFREIEFTSTEVDSNYRVTTKEWEPVKINGERLLLKGANRHDTDPFYGKAVPQDTILEDVTLMKQNNLNAIRTSHYSNDDYLYWLCNSYGLYMMGETNMESHAIMGNSNAMGLFYELGMDRTETAYERLKNNPAIVIWSIGNEMVYTSDANHSNGLFRDMIWYFKDNDPTRPVHSEGQTDSMGVDMGSNMYPSVGTVQGRAGEGKIPYVMCEYVHGMGNSIGNLKEYWDAVRSSENMLGGFIWDWVDQARAVDLNDLGSTYKMTDKTGVSGEAVGYEEDWKNDAGKESLNGGKSFSGYTVMEDNEKYNAALSGTGKEFTFEVMVKPASTSQNSVLLSKGDTQVALKTQSSGSGLEFFAYNNGSWKSTSCGFPEDWTGKWHQVVGVYDKGNLKIYVDGEKLSENTVQDSIASSSRPVGIGYDAEKGRKVDGEISIARIYNKALSAEEINGQRKAVPDIATDDSSVLLWMDYADEHETAQVTGWDYYATEEAHTNLYSEEIKGKFYGYGGDWGDSPNDDSFCQNGIVSPDRTPQPELAEVKYQYQNFWFSADVADLDVRQVNVYNENNFKNLNEYDVSWSLLENGLVIQEGKVEDVDVAPQSTGKISVPFTMPETIDAGNEYHLNISVTLKEDTEWAKAGAEMSWSQISVPVTVEQAAPVISEEKVTVAEDDAAWNVTGNNFSFAIEKATGTLKNYTYNGDMLVEEGPAPNFWRGTVENDKTAFDWNWANAAKTINVEEITVVENEAGQQVITANLVFPTAGNTKETIVYTVNGNGEVTVKMSVDATKSGMGNFLRVGSMMTLPEGYENVTWYGNGPVETFNDRKTNGRQGVWENTVSEFFFPYLKVDDSGNLTYVKWISVDNGENALLVSAKDTVEASALHFTPDDINAVDHVYGLTPRKETILSVNYGSLGTGGATCGPGPLTQYQLPSSRVYEWEFTMIPAKADADAQALTEMAKPYHQVSSFNREDYDKEYAAELIEKIDSFVAYSYDQLEEVEELQADVNAMTEAQAAIVNKDKDRSKLVKEYVEAVKALENKETYIQDESNNALEVPYESSAKFKKNGETVVMNGKLAVPFNDVLDPVFEGDASFSVEVNVTPTGSRDYNMFTGKGDNAFALRIRGTESLDFHIYAGGSWRSIEYAIPENERADWLGKEHQVIGVYDHEAHKIQFYADGELKKETATNTNEGVAHSDYNLTIGACPSTGRSSAADFTSLHVYNRALSAEEVKAQNSEQLAVQPTDEAVALWLDMENIQFHDKENIYQVEIDPAKAAIEVGNEKEFTLVPDNADAKVTSVRWSVLDADGFDADGVKVQYSAKDYTKATVVVSEEAQAGEYVLKAENVNGEEELMAEAQITVTAKPEQEDQIIFDSSKNKLDTVLPDTAQFTEGESGEVGALKGYFSVDDENKVVNDAISGKNAFTVSSRVYVPASVKSTDTGVWDKDNPHEKHNMIASMGDNSFAYRIYYDKNRKDIHIDAFISDGSSWLQATTGQLPSDFFDKWHTLSVSYDGKTLKVYVDDAVTEKAGEKSVQKSENTFSVGYEPQKEGRKSELTFEQVRVFNQALTAEQLNEATDPNAENVVLWLDFDVKEDDSATEADKLNLQNLINECKDMKEADYFGKGWTEMQTALGAAEDVLQKDAPTKEEVKNAYDALRDAKGQLVFIGDLKAVVDGAKEIVENKDSYTKDSYEVFETALNAAKAVLEKEESTQEEVNNAKIALLDAQNKLVKKADITTLKEAIAKAAEIKEEEVTPSSWERVQAAKAAAEKVVADFEKDETSVTQSQIDAAAKALQDALDSVQKRADFTALQEAVDRISKLQLDGYTEESVKVLKDALKEAEAVLEEQEATQNTVDEMLTKLLAAEEALTKEETIEKADLEDLINYAKAQQSKEEYKYLVPVVKERFEKALAEAETIYGKADATQEEVNVAYDKLLQMVHYLDFTGNSESLKVLVDAAKGLNEKLYTEKSWAVFEDALTKAEAVLADTNALQEEIDAAREALHKAMDQLVKVPVDKSKLQTLVEKSKKYEDKLKEYTPETGEIFKGALDYAREILANKDATQEEVDAAYNALQNAIFGLRLIPDKDKLDDLIKEAEKTDFEKYTEESGVVLRTAIANAKAVFADENATETDVKNAEKELKTAMKGLKVASNDEKDNQGNSNGGTSASKADENSPKTRDAAPVAATGAVMLAAFALVVAMRKRR from the coding sequence ATGCAAAAGAGACGAAGAATTATTGCAATTGTGTTAACGGCAGCCTTGAGCGGAACGATGCTCCCGGCAAACAGTCTGACCATGTATGCAGCCGACAAACTATCGCCGGCAAAATCTATTAGGGCAGATGTGGATAAGACGAAGTTCACACACAAAGAGTGGACAGGAACGGACTACACAGATGTAGAGGGCAAAAAAGTAACTGGAGAGGACGTATTTGGAATTAATCGTGAGGATGCAACGACAACATTGATTCCATATCAGGATATTGCCTCTGCATCGGCGGCGGTTTGGGATTATAATGCCAGAGAAGGATCGGAATATTTTAAACTTCTCACAGGAGACAGAGAAGACTGGGATTTAACTGTCGTGCAAAATCAGGAACAGGCTCAGAAATTTATGGGAGCAAACGGATTCATGACGAAAGAATTCCAGAAAGACGAGGCAGACGGATGGAAGACTGTTCAATTGCCTAAGAGCTGGACAAGGGACGATTTTGACTTTTCTATCTATACGAACGTACAGATGCCATGGCAGTCAAAATATGATCAGAATGTGTCTGTGCCAAATGCGCCGACAAATTACAATCCGGTTGGTCTGTATCGGAAAACATTTAATGTAGATGATAAAATGTTGGAAGATAACCGGAGAGTATATGTGAACTTCCAGGGGGTGGAATCTGCATATTATGTGTACGTAAATGGAAAAGAAGTCGGATACAGCGAGGACAGTTACAGTCCACATCGCTTTGATATTACGGACTATCTTCAGGAGGGGGAAAACCTTCTTGCCGTGAAAGTGCATAAGTTCTGTGACGGAACATGGTTTGAAGATCAGGATATGATTTATGACGGCGGTATTTTTCGTGATGTCTATCTGACAAGTGCACCGCTTGTTCAGATTCACGATTACACAGTTCGGACAGATTTGAATTCAGACTATACTGCTGCAAATTTGAAATTATCAGTGGATGTGCGAAATTTATCATCAGCGGCTCAAGACGGATACAGCATTGATGTAAAAGCGCTTGATCAAGCCGGAAATGATATTTTAGGCGGAGTCAATGTTCCGGTTTCTGAGGTCGCATCGACGGAGACAGGAACGGTAGAGATAAATCAAAAAGTGAAGAATCCCAAATTGTGGTCAGCTGAGAATCCAAATCTGTATGCGTTAATTCTCACGTTAAAAGACCCTTCTGGAAAGGAAGTGGAGACACTTTCAGCTCAGCTTGGTTTCCGTGAAATTGAATTCACATCTACAGAGGTGGATAGCAATTACAGAGTGACGACAAAAGAATGGGAGCCAGTTAAGATTAATGGCGAGAGACTGCTTTTAAAAGGTGCAAACCGTCACGACACTGACCCATTCTATGGAAAAGCGGTTCCACAGGATACAATACTTGAAGATGTCACATTGATGAAGCAGAATAACTTAAATGCAATTCGTACGTCTCACTACAGCAATGATGATTATCTTTACTGGCTGTGTAACTCATACGGCTTGTATATGATGGGCGAGACAAACATGGAAAGTCATGCGATCATGGGAAACAGCAATGCGATGGGATTATTCTATGAGCTTGGCATGGATCGAACAGAGACAGCGTATGAGCGGTTAAAAAATAATCCGGCGATCGTAATCTGGTCTATCGGAAATGAGATGGTTTATACTTCAGATGCGAACCATTCAAACGGTTTGTTCCGTGATATGATCTGGTACTTCAAAGACAATGACCCTACAAGACCGGTACACAGTGAAGGTCAGACGGACAGTATGGGTGTAGACATGGGAAGTAACATGTATCCAAGTGTAGGTACCGTTCAGGGAAGAGCAGGAGAAGGGAAAATTCCATATGTAATGTGTGAGTATGTTCATGGTATGGGAAACTCAATTGGAAACTTGAAAGAGTACTGGGATGCAGTGAGAAGTTCTGAGAATATGCTCGGCGGATTTATCTGGGACTGGGTAGACCAGGCGAGAGCGGTCGATTTGAATGATCTTGGTTCTACTTATAAGATGACAGACAAAACAGGTGTGAGCGGAGAGGCAGTTGGATACGAAGAAGACTGGAAGAACGATGCAGGAAAAGAAAGTCTGAATGGCGGTAAATCATTCTCAGGCTACACTGTTATGGAAGACAATGAGAAATATAATGCGGCGCTTTCAGGAACTGGAAAAGAATTTACGTTTGAGGTAATGGTAAAACCGGCATCTACATCACAGAACAGTGTACTTCTTTCCAAAGGAGATACACAGGTTGCATTGAAGACACAGAGCAGTGGAAGTGGATTGGAATTCTTCGCGTATAACAACGGAAGCTGGAAGAGTACATCCTGTGGATTCCCAGAGGATTGGACAGGTAAATGGCATCAAGTAGTCGGTGTATATGACAAAGGTAATTTAAAGATTTATGTAGATGGAGAAAAACTTTCAGAAAATACGGTGCAAGATAGTATTGCTTCAAGCAGCAGACCGGTTGGTATCGGATATGATGCGGAAAAAGGACGAAAAGTGGACGGAGAAATTTCAATTGCACGTATTTACAATAAAGCGTTAAGTGCAGAGGAAATTAACGGACAGAGAAAAGCAGTTCCAGATATCGCAACGGATGACAGCAGTGTACTGCTTTGGATGGATTATGCGGATGAGCATGAGACAGCACAGGTTACAGGATGGGATTATTACGCAACAGAAGAGGCTCATACAAACCTGTATTCAGAGGAAATCAAAGGAAAATTCTATGGATACGGCGGTGACTGGGGAGACTCTCCAAACGATGACAGTTTCTGTCAGAATGGTATTGTAAGTCCTGACCGTACACCACAACCGGAACTGGCAGAAGTAAAATACCAATATCAGAATTTCTGGTTCAGTGCAGATGTTGCAGATTTAGATGTACGCCAGGTAAATGTGTATAATGAAAATAATTTTAAGAATCTGAATGAGTATGATGTATCATGGTCATTGTTAGAAAATGGTCTTGTTATTCAGGAAGGCAAAGTGGAAGATGTTGATGTTGCTCCGCAGTCTACAGGAAAAATATCAGTACCATTTACAATGCCTGAGACAATTGATGCAGGAAATGAATATCATTTGAACATTTCTGTAACTTTAAAAGAAGATACAGAATGGGCGAAGGCAGGAGCTGAAATGTCCTGGTCACAGATTTCTGTTCCGGTGACAGTAGAGCAGGCTGCCCCTGTGATCAGTGAAGAAAAAGTGACAGTTGCAGAGGATGATGCAGCTTGGAATGTGACAGGAAATAATTTTAGTTTTGCAATTGAAAAAGCAACAGGTACATTGAAAAACTATACATATAACGGTGATATGCTTGTGGAGGAAGGACCGGCTCCGAACTTCTGGAGAGGCACGGTAGAAAACGATAAGACTGCGTTTGACTGGAATTGGGCAAATGCGGCAAAAACAATAAACGTTGAAGAGATTACAGTAGTTGAGAATGAAGCAGGTCAGCAGGTGATTACAGCGAATTTAGTATTCCCTACAGCAGGAAATACGAAAGAGACCATCGTTTACACAGTAAACGGAAACGGAGAAGTAACTGTGAAGATGTCTGTGGATGCAACAAAGAGCGGAATGGGCAATTTCCTTCGTGTTGGTTCTATGATGACACTTCCGGAAGGCTACGAGAATGTAACATGGTACGGAAATGGACCTGTTGAAACATTCAACGACAGAAAGACAAATGGAAGACAAGGTGTTTGGGAAAATACGGTATCTGAATTCTTCTTCCCATATTTGAAAGTAGATGATTCTGGAAACTTAACATATGTAAAATGGATCTCTGTAGATAATGGGGAAAATGCACTTTTAGTTTCTGCGAAAGATACAGTAGAAGCAAGTGCGCTTCACTTTACACCGGATGACATCAATGCGGTAGATCATGTATATGGATTAACGCCAAGAAAAGAGACGATCTTGAGTGTGAACTATGGTTCACTCGGAACAGGTGGAGCTACATGTGGTCCTGGACCTCTTACTCAGTATCAGCTGCCATCCAGCCGAGTTTACGAGTGGGAATTCACAATGATTCCGGCAAAAGCAGATGCAGATGCGCAGGCATTGACAGAGATGGCAAAACCTTATCATCAGGTTTCTTCATTTAACCGTGAAGACTATGACAAAGAGTATGCAGCAGAATTGATTGAAAAAATTGATTCCTTCGTTGCATACAGCTATGACCAGTTAGAGGAAGTAGAGGAATTACAGGCTGATGTGAATGCGATGACAGAAGCGCAGGCTGCAATCGTAAACAAAGATAAAGACAGAAGCAAATTAGTAAAGGAATATGTGGAGGCAGTCAAAGCCTTAGAAAACAAAGAAACTTATATTCAGGATGAGAGCAACAATGCTCTGGAAGTTCCATATGAGTCTTCAGCGAAATTCAAAAAGAATGGAGAGACCGTCGTTATGAATGGAAAACTCGCAGTTCCATTTAACGATGTTCTGGATCCTGTTTTTGAGGGAGATGCATCATTCTCCGTAGAAGTGAATGTGACACCTACAGGAAGCCGCGACTACAATATGTTCACAGGTAAAGGCGATAATGCATTTGCACTTCGTATCCGCGGAACAGAGAGCTTAGATTTCCATATTTATGCAGGCGGAAGCTGGAGAAGTATTGAATACGCAATTCCGGAAAATGAAAGAGCAGACTGGCTCGGAAAAGAACATCAGGTAATCGGTGTATATGACCATGAAGCACATAAAATTCAGTTCTATGCTGATGGAGAATTAAAGAAAGAAACAGCAACTAACACAAATGAGGGTGTGGCACATTCTGATTACAATCTTACAATCGGTGCATGTCCGTCGACAGGAAGATCTTCAGCTGCTGACTTTACATCTCTTCATGTTTACAACAGAGCGCTTTCAGCAGAGGAAGTGAAAGCTCAAAACAGCGAGCAGTTAGCAGTTCAACCGACAGATGAGGCAGTGGCATTGTGGCTTGACATGGAAAACATTCAATTCCACGATAAAGAAAATATTTATCAGGTAGAAATTGATCCGGCAAAAGCAGCAATTGAAGTTGGAAATGAAAAAGAATTTACACTTGTACCGGACAATGCAGATGCAAAAGTGACAAGCGTAAGATGGTCTGTTTTAGATGCAGACGGATTTGATGCAGATGGGGTTAAAGTACAATACAGTGCGAAAGATTACACGAAGGCAACAGTAGTAGTTTCAGAAGAAGCACAGGCAGGCGAATATGTACTGAAGGCAGAAAATGTAAATGGAGAAGAAGAATTGATGGCAGAGGCTCAGATTACTGTCACAGCAAAACCTGAGCAGGAAGACCAGATAATCTTTGATTCAAGCAAGAATAAACTGGACACAGTTCTTCCGGACACAGCACAGTTTACAGAAGGTGAATCGGGAGAAGTGGGTGCTTTGAAGGGATACTTCTCTGTAGATGATGAAAATAAAGTGGTAAACGATGCTATCTCAGGCAAAAATGCGTTTACTGTATCATCGAGAGTTTATGTTCCAGCATCCGTAAAATCTACTGACACAGGTGTATGGGACAAAGATAACCCGCACGAAAAACATAATATGATTGCAAGTATGGGTGACAACAGTTTTGCTTACCGTATCTACTACGATAAGAACAGAAAGGATATTCATATTGATGCATTTATCAGTGATGGAAGTTCATGGCTGCAGGCAACGACAGGACAGCTTCCGAGTGATTTCTTTGATAAATGGCACACATTATCCGTATCTTATGATGGTAAAACATTGAAAGTATATGTAGATGATGCAGTGACGGAAAAAGCAGGAGAAAAATCTGTTCAGAAGAGTGAGAATACATTCTCTGTAGGTTACGAGCCACAGAAAGAGGGAAGAAAATCTGAACTCACATTTGAGCAGGTACGGGTATTTAATCAGGCATTGACAGCAGAACAGTTGAATGAAGCAACTGATCCGAATGCAGAAAATGTTGTACTCTGGCTTGACTTTGATGTCAAAGAAGACGATTCGGCAACAGAAGCAGATAAGCTGAATTTACAGAATCTGATCAATGAATGTAAAGACATGAAAGAAGCAGATTACTTTGGAAAAGGCTGGACAGAAATGCAGACAGCACTAGGTGCAGCAGAGGACGTATTACAGAAAGATGCGCCTACAAAAGAGGAAGTAAAGAACGCTTATGATGCATTGAGAGATGCGAAAGGTCAGCTTGTATTCATTGGTGATTTGAAAGCAGTCGTTGATGGCGCAAAAGAAATCGTTGAAAACAAAGATTCTTACACGAAGGACTCTTACGAAGTATTCGAGACAGCATTAAATGCAGCAAAAGCAGTTCTTGAAAAGGAAGAATCTACTCAGGAAGAAGTCAACAATGCGAAGATCGCACTGTTAGATGCACAAAATAAACTTGTGAAAAAAGCAGATATCACTACTTTGAAAGAGGCGATTGCGAAAGCAGCAGAGATCAAAGAAGAAGAGGTTACTCCATCTTCATGGGAGAGAGTTCAGGCAGCGAAAGCAGCAGCAGAAAAGGTAGTTGCAGATTTTGAAAAAGATGAGACAAGTGTAACACAGAGTCAGATTGACGCAGCTGCAAAAGCGCTTCAGGATGCACTGGATTCTGTGCAGAAACGTGCAGACTTCACAGCACTTCAAGAAGCTGTGGACCGCATCAGCAAATTGCAGCTGGACGGCTACACAGAGGAAAGCGTAAAAGTGTTGAAAGATGCATTAAAAGAAGCAGAGGCTGTTTTGGAAGAACAGGAAGCAACTCAGAATACAGTAGATGAGATGTTGACAAAATTACTTGCGGCAGAGGAAGCTCTGACAAAAGAGGAAACAATTGAGAAAGCAGATTTGGAAGATTTGATCAACTATGCAAAAGCACAGCAGAGCAAAGAGGAATACAAATATTTGGTTCCGGTAGTGAAGGAAAGATTTGAGAAGGCTTTGGCAGAGGCAGAGACAATCTACGGAAAAGCAGATGCAACTCAGGAAGAAGTGAATGTAGCTTATGACAAACTGCTTCAGATGGTTCACTATCTTGACTTCACCGGAAACAGTGAGTCATTAAAAGTATTGGTGGACGCAGCAAAAGGCTTGAATGAGAAACTTTACACAGAAAAATCATGGGCAGTGTTTGAAGATGCATTGACAAAAGCAGAAGCTGTACTTGCAGATACAAATGCATTGCAGGAGGAAATCGATGCAGCGAGAGAGGCATTGCATAAGGCGATGGATCAGCTTGTCAAGGTTCCGGTAGATAAGTCAAAACTTCAGACACTGGTAGAAAAATCTAAGAAGTATGAAGACAAATTGAAAGAATACACTCCTGAGACAGGAGAAATATTCAAGGGCGCATTGGATTATGCAAGAGAGATTCTCGCAAATAAAGATGCAACTCAGGAAGAAGTCGATGCAGCATACAATGCATTGCAGAATGCAATCTTTGGATTAAGACTAATTCCGGATAAAGATAAGTTAGATGATTTGATCAAAGAAGCAGAAAAGACAGATTTTGAAAAATATACAGAAGAATCCGGGGTAGTCTTAAGAACAGCAATCGCAAATGCGAAAGCAGTGTTTGCAGACGAGAATGCAACAGAGACTGATGTAAAAAATGCAGAAAAAGAACTGAAGACAGCAATGAAGGGCTTGAAAGTTGCTTCGAATGATGAAAAAGACAATCAAGGAAACAGTAATGGCGGAACATCTGCAAGTAAAGCAGATGAGAATTCACCGAAGACAAGAGATGCCGCTCCTGTAGCAGCAACAGGTGCCGTAATGCTAGCTGCATTCGCACTGGTAGTTGCAATGAGAAAGAGACGGTAG
- a CDS encoding phosphoribosylaminoimidazolecarboxamide formyltransferase, with protein MKELELKYGCNPNQKPSKIYMENGELPIKVLCGKPGYINFLDAFNGWQLVRELKRATGLPAATSFKHVSPAGAAVGLPLDETLAKIYWVDDMGELSPLACAYARARGADRMSSFGDFISLSDVCDVATAKLIKREVSDGVIAPGYEPEALELLKQKKKGNYAIIEIDPNYEPAPIEHKEVFGITFEQGRNELVIDDELLSNVVTENKEITEQAKIDLAIALITLKYTQSNSVCYAKDGQAIGIGAGQQSRIHCTRLAGQKADNWWLRQSPQVLGLQFVDSIGRADRDNSIDLYIGDEYEDVLAEGTWQNIFKVKPPVFTREEKRAWLDKLEDVALGSDAFFPFGDNIERAHKSGVKYIAQPGGSVRDDNVISTCDKYNMAMAFTGIRLFHH; from the coding sequence ATGAAAGAATTAGAATTAAAATACGGATGTAACCCAAATCAGAAACCATCTAAGATCTATATGGAAAACGGAGAACTTCCAATCAAAGTATTGTGCGGAAAACCGGGATACATCAACTTTTTAGATGCATTTAACGGCTGGCAGTTAGTGAGAGAATTGAAGAGGGCAACCGGACTTCCGGCAGCAACTTCTTTCAAACACGTATCACCTGCAGGAGCAGCCGTTGGACTTCCATTAGATGAGACATTGGCAAAAATCTATTGGGTAGACGACATGGGAGAACTTTCACCACTTGCGTGTGCATACGCAAGAGCAAGAGGTGCGGACAGAATGTCTTCTTTCGGAGATTTTATTTCTCTGTCAGATGTGTGTGATGTTGCAACCGCAAAATTAATTAAACGCGAGGTATCAGACGGTGTCATCGCACCGGGGTATGAACCGGAAGCGTTAGAACTTTTAAAACAGAAGAAAAAAGGAAATTATGCGATCATTGAGATCGATCCAAATTACGAGCCGGCTCCAATCGAACATAAAGAAGTGTTCGGAATTACATTTGAGCAGGGAAGAAATGAGCTTGTGATTGATGATGAATTATTATCGAATGTCGTGACAGAGAATAAAGAAATTACAGAACAGGCAAAAATTGACCTTGCCATTGCTTTAATTACATTAAAATATACACAGTCAAATTCTGTATGCTATGCAAAAGATGGCCAGGCAATTGGTATCGGTGCCGGACAGCAGTCACGTATCCACTGTACACGTCTTGCTGGACAAAAAGCAGATAACTGGTGGCTTCGTCAGTCTCCACAGGTACTGGGACTTCAGTTCGTAGACAGCATCGGAAGAGCAGACAGAGACAATTCAATTGACTTATATATCGGAGATGAATATGAAGATGTACTTGCAGAAGGAACATGGCAGAATATCTTCAAAGTAAAACCGCCGGTATTTACAAGAGAAGAAAAACGTGCATGGTTAGATAAGCTGGAAGATGTAGCATTAGGCTCAGATGCGTTCTTCCCGTTTGGAGATAATATCGAACGTGCTCACAAAAGCGGTGTGAAATATATTGCGCAGCCGGGAGGATCCGTTCGTGACGACAATGTAATCAGCACATGTGACAAATATAATATGGCGATGGCGTTTACAGGAATCAGACTGTTCCATCACTAA
- a CDS encoding IMP cyclohydrolase → MEMLSIEKELQGNAYPGRGIIIGKTPDGKKAVTAYFIMGRSENSRNRVFVEEGEGIRTQAFDPSKLTDPSLIIYAPVRVLGNKTIVTNGDQTDTIYEGMDKQLTFEQSLRSREFEPDAPNYTPRISGIMHIENGTYNYAMSILKSNNGNPDACNRYTFAYENPVAGEGHFIHTYKCDGNPLPSFEGEPKLVGILDDMEAFTEMLWNSLNEDNKVSLFVRYIDIATGNYETKIVNKNK, encoded by the coding sequence ATGGAAATGTTATCAATCGAAAAAGAGCTACAGGGAAATGCTTATCCGGGGCGTGGAATTATTATTGGAAAGACGCCGGACGGAAAGAAAGCAGTGACTGCATACTTCATTATGGGAAGAAGTGAGAACAGTAGAAATCGTGTATTCGTAGAGGAGGGAGAAGGAATCCGCACGCAGGCATTTGATCCTTCCAAATTAACAGATCCAAGCTTGATTATTTATGCGCCGGTAAGAGTGTTGGGAAATAAGACAATTGTGACAAACGGTGACCAGACGGATACTATCTACGAGGGAATGGACAAGCAGCTGACGTTTGAGCAGTCTCTCAGAAGCAGAGAATTTGAGCCGGATGCACCGAACTATACACCTCGTATTTCCGGAATTATGCACATTGAAAATGGAACATACAATTATGCAATGTCCATTTTGAAAAGCAATAATGGGAATCCGGATGCATGCAACCGTTATACATTTGCATATGAGAATCCGGTAGCAGGAGAAGGACATTTTATTCATACATATAAATGCGATGGCAATCCGCTTCCAAGTTTTGAAGGTGAGCCAAAATTAGTTGGGATTTTAGACGATATGGAGGCATTTACGGAGATGCTTTGGAACAGTCTGAATGAAGACAACAAAGTTTCGTTATTTGTGCGTTATATTGATATTGCAACAGGAAACTATGAGACAAAGATTGTAAACAAGAATAAGTAG